A region of Streptomyces sp. NBC_01267 DNA encodes the following proteins:
- a CDS encoding sensor histidine kinase: MDFRGPARPVWLDLAPGAAVAALGLAATVTSHGDTAGFPSKAVVALGMGAAVALYRIGPAWALALVWLTAGVQVANRSDVALVQLGAVVVAYGIARHGRTGTVWAGGISIPVGAVCAVVYVHVSGPVGVEFNLSPFTWYAPSLGSIDRYLSVMAPLTVPYMIGLLLRVDARYRTSLASREQAEAQALRAEEIAELRAQQTRLAHDVHDVVGHSLTVILAQADSAQSLGDEDVARIREAMATISATARRSLGDVRHVLSAEPGAPSQSSSTMESLIEGVRGGGHDIRSDVQGASRPLPPELDTVACRVLQEMLTNALKHGSSSAPITVLRAWGSDELRIEVGNAVAGRPARSMAGIGLTGMRRRLEAVGGRLRTLRKDDGNGGMVFTVTARMPVGQRGGST, encoded by the coding sequence ATGGATTTCCGCGGTCCCGCCCGGCCCGTCTGGCTCGATCTCGCGCCGGGAGCCGCCGTGGCCGCGCTCGGGCTCGCCGCCACCGTCACGTCCCACGGAGACACGGCCGGTTTCCCCAGCAAGGCGGTCGTCGCGCTCGGCATGGGCGCCGCCGTCGCCCTCTACCGGATCGGACCGGCCTGGGCGCTCGCGCTCGTCTGGCTGACCGCCGGTGTGCAGGTGGCCAACCGCTCGGACGTCGCACTGGTGCAGCTCGGTGCCGTGGTGGTGGCGTACGGCATCGCCCGGCACGGACGGACCGGCACGGTGTGGGCGGGCGGGATCTCCATCCCGGTGGGCGCCGTCTGCGCCGTCGTCTACGTCCACGTGAGCGGCCCGGTCGGAGTCGAGTTCAACCTGTCGCCGTTCACCTGGTACGCGCCCTCGCTGGGCTCGATCGACAGATACCTGTCGGTGATGGCGCCGCTGACCGTTCCGTACATGATCGGCCTGCTGCTGCGGGTCGACGCCCGCTACCGCACCTCACTGGCCAGCAGGGAGCAGGCCGAGGCCCAGGCGCTGCGGGCCGAGGAGATCGCGGAACTGCGGGCCCAGCAGACCCGCCTGGCCCACGACGTGCACGATGTGGTCGGGCACTCGCTGACCGTCATCCTGGCGCAGGCCGACTCCGCGCAGTCCCTCGGCGACGAGGACGTGGCCCGCATCCGGGAAGCCATGGCGACGATCTCGGCGACCGCGCGGCGCTCGCTGGGGGACGTACGGCACGTGCTGTCGGCGGAGCCGGGAGCGCCCTCGCAGTCGAGCAGCACCATGGAGAGCCTGATCGAAGGGGTCAGGGGCGGTGGCCACGACATACGCAGCGACGTCCAGGGGGCGTCCCGGCCGCTGCCCCCCGAACTCGACACCGTCGCCTGCCGGGTGCTCCAGGAGATGCTCACGAACGCGCTCAAGCACGGCAGCAGTTCGGCGCCCATCACCGTGCTGCGCGCCTGGGGGTCGGACGAGCTGCGGATCGAGGTCGGCAACGCCGTCGCCGGCCGCCCCGCCCGGTCCATGGCGGGCATCGGCCTGACGGGAATGCGGCGCCGCCTCGAAGCCGTCGGCGGGCGGCTGCGGACACTGCGCAAGGACGACGGAAACGGCGGAATGGTGTTCACCGTGACCGCACGGATGCCCGTGGGGCAACGGGGAGGAAGCACATGA
- a CDS encoding D-alanine--D-alanine ligase family protein, whose protein sequence is MPETANGPLANHQSAANGPAAADAGVRARTAPAPRTRVAVIGGGRNCEHEVGLATAASVVASLDPDTFDAVQLTIGRDGSWSGPDGKAFPAGLGEALATIADCDVVFPAVHGPFGEDGTLAALCELACVPYVGSPVGAGALAMDKWATKLVAEALGLRTARAVLVTAAADPVTSAMPVVVKPVSAGSSHGVTRVDDPAQLAEAVSRALRLDSRVLVEEFVEGREIDIAVLDAGNGGRTVGPPLEIVVGSGALFDTDSKYDGTADFRLPALISETERARLESASLALFDALGCAGVARFDFFLGSDGELVLNEVNTMPGMTAESQVPRMFSSVGLPYPELLNVLVNGALHRHGRERRAG, encoded by the coding sequence GTGCCCGAGACGGCGAACGGCCCCCTGGCCAACCACCAGTCCGCAGCGAACGGACCCGCAGCGGCGGATGCGGGCGTACGGGCGCGCACCGCCCCCGCCCCGCGGACCCGCGTCGCCGTCATCGGCGGCGGGCGCAACTGCGAGCACGAGGTCGGGCTCGCCACGGCCGCTTCGGTCGTCGCGTCGCTCGACCCGGACACCTTCGACGCCGTACAGCTGACCATCGGCCGGGACGGCAGCTGGTCGGGCCCCGACGGCAAGGCCTTCCCCGCCGGTCTCGGCGAGGCGCTGGCGACGATCGCGGACTGCGACGTCGTGTTCCCCGCCGTGCACGGCCCGTTCGGCGAGGACGGCACGCTCGCCGCGCTGTGCGAGCTGGCGTGCGTCCCCTACGTGGGCTCCCCGGTCGGCGCCGGAGCGCTGGCCATGGACAAGTGGGCCACCAAGCTCGTCGCCGAGGCCCTGGGGCTGCGCACCGCGCGGGCCGTCCTGGTCACCGCTGCGGCCGACCCGGTCACGTCGGCCATGCCGGTCGTGGTCAAACCGGTCAGCGCCGGATCGAGCCACGGGGTCACCCGGGTCGACGACCCCGCCCAGCTGGCGGAGGCGGTCTCCCGGGCGCTCCGGCTGGACAGCCGGGTGCTGGTGGAGGAGTTCGTCGAGGGCCGCGAGATCGACATCGCGGTGCTCGACGCGGGGAACGGCGGCCGGACGGTCGGTCCGCCGCTGGAGATCGTCGTCGGGTCCGGGGCGCTCTTCGACACCGACAGCAAGTACGACGGCACGGCCGACTTCCGGCTGCCCGCCCTGATCTCGGAGACCGAGCGGGCGCGCCTCGAATCGGCGTCGCTCGCCCTGTTCGACGCACTCGGCTGCGCCGGGGTCGCCCGCTTCGACTTCTTCCTCGGCAGCGACGGCGAACTCGTACTCAACGAGGTGAACACCATGCCCGGCATGACCGCGGAGTCCCAGGTGCCCCGGATGTTCTCCTCCGTCGGGCTGCCCTACCCCGAGCTGCTGAACGTGCTGGTCAACGGCGCGCTGCACCGTCACGGGCGCGAGCGCCGGGCGGGATGA
- a CDS encoding response regulator, with product MTQPIRVLLVDDQELFRSGVAISIDTQPDLEVVGEAGNGAQAVRMVEETRPDVVLMDIRMPEMDGVEATRLICAPEAAARRSRPVRVIVLTTFNLDDRAATAIRHGASGFLLKDATPDFLRAAVRTVHAGNAVLLPDDLQTLLDGGLGRRRPLPAEYGTLTEKEREILEAVARGLSNAEIAEEVFLSESTVKTHVGGILRKLRLRDRVQVVVFAHDHGLRRS from the coding sequence ATGACGCAGCCCATCCGGGTACTGCTCGTCGACGACCAGGAACTCTTCAGGTCCGGCGTCGCCATCAGCATCGACACCCAGCCCGACCTGGAGGTCGTCGGAGAGGCCGGGAACGGTGCCCAGGCCGTACGGATGGTCGAGGAGACCCGGCCCGACGTCGTCCTCATGGACATCCGGATGCCCGAGATGGACGGCGTCGAGGCGACCCGGCTCATCTGCGCGCCCGAGGCCGCGGCCCGCCGCTCCCGGCCGGTGCGGGTCATCGTGCTGACCACCTTCAACCTGGACGACCGGGCCGCCACCGCGATCCGCCACGGCGCGAGCGGGTTCCTGCTGAAGGACGCCACCCCCGACTTCCTGCGGGCCGCCGTCCGTACGGTGCACGCCGGGAACGCGGTCCTGCTCCCCGACGACCTCCAGACCCTGCTGGACGGCGGGCTCGGCCGCCGCCGTCCGCTGCCCGCCGAGTACGGCACGCTGACCGAGAAGGAACGCGAGATCCTCGAAGCGGTCGCCCGGGGGCTGAGCAACGCCGAGATCGCCGAGGAGGTCTTCCTCAGCGAGTCGACGGTGAAGACCCATGTCGGGGGCATCCTGCGCAAGCTGCGCCTGCGCGACCGCGTGCAGGTCGTGGTCTTCGCGCACGACCACGGGCTGCGCAGGAGCTGA
- the alr gene encoding alanine racemase, which translates to MTLREEQRRALLTVDLTAVTANTGVFRARTRAELMAVVKADGFGHGAVDVAHSALAGGASRLGVTSIDEALELRAAGLTAPVLSWLNPVDADWEAALRADVELAVPGAGHLARITAAARASGRCAAVHLHADVGMARDGAEPAAWEPLCAAAREAERQGVVDVVGVMGHLGCADSPEDTHNRAGRLRFLDAVSAARRQGLHPRHRHLAATAATLTDPSSHFDLCRIGAGLIGIDPSGSARLRPALTLTAPVVSVRDVPAGTPVGYGHTHTTAYRTRLALIPAGYADGVPRSVAGRAWVQVRGRRCPVVGRVSMDQTVVDVGADPVAPGEVVTLFGPGLDGEPTAADWARWAGTIEHEIVTGIGSRVGRRVALGTRPQAVPVCA; encoded by the coding sequence GTGACGCTGCGCGAGGAGCAGCGGCGGGCCCTGCTCACCGTGGACCTGACCGCCGTCACCGCCAACACGGGCGTGTTCCGCGCCCGTACCCGGGCCGAGCTGATGGCCGTGGTCAAGGCGGACGGCTTCGGTCACGGCGCTGTCGACGTGGCGCACAGCGCGCTGGCCGGTGGCGCCTCCCGGCTCGGGGTGACCTCGATCGACGAGGCCCTCGAACTGCGGGCGGCGGGCCTCACCGCGCCGGTGCTGAGCTGGCTGAATCCGGTGGACGCCGACTGGGAGGCCGCGCTGCGCGCCGACGTCGAACTCGCCGTGCCCGGCGCCGGACACCTGGCGCGGATCACGGCCGCGGCGCGGGCCTCGGGGCGGTGCGCCGCGGTACATCTGCACGCCGATGTCGGCATGGCACGGGACGGCGCCGAACCGGCCGCCTGGGAGCCGTTGTGCGCCGCGGCCCGGGAGGCGGAGCGGCAGGGCGTCGTCGATGTCGTCGGCGTCATGGGGCACTTGGGCTGCGCCGACTCCCCGGAGGACACGCACAACCGCGCGGGACGCCTGCGCTTCCTCGACGCGGTGTCCGCCGCCCGGCGGCAGGGGCTCCACCCCCGGCACCGCCATCTCGCCGCCACGGCAGCCACGTTGACCGACCCGTCGAGCCATTTCGACCTGTGCCGGATCGGCGCCGGGCTCATCGGGATCGACCCGTCGGGCAGCGCCAGGCTGCGCCCCGCGCTGACGCTGACCGCGCCGGTCGTGAGCGTCCGCGACGTACCGGCCGGCACCCCGGTGGGTTACGGGCACACCCACACCACCGCGTACCGGACCCGGCTCGCGCTGATCCCGGCCGGTTACGCCGACGGCGTCCCGCGCTCGGTCGCCGGGCGCGCGTGGGTGCAGGTGCGCGGCCGGCGCTGCCCGGTCGTGGGCCGGGTGTCGATGGACCAGACCGTCGTGGACGTCGGCGCGGATCCGGTGGCGCCCGGCGAGGTCGTCACCCTGTTCGGCCCCGGCCTCGACGGCGAGCCCACGGCCGCCGACTGGGCGCGGTGGGCGGGGACCATCGAGCACGAGATCGTCACCGGCATCGGCTCCCGGGTCGGGCGGCGCGTCGCGCTCGGCACCCGGCCGCAGGCCGTGCCGGTCTGCGCGTGA